The nucleotide sequence ATTAATGATAATAAGAGCTTATCCGTTCTTAATTCTATTTTATCCTTCAATTTAACTTCACCTCACTTGGTTCAACTTCCTTAATGTTCTCTTTATAATTTATTGTGCTAGCAATTATATAGTTAGGTCTAGCTTTACTTTCATCAGAAATTCTTCCAATGTATTGACCGAGTATTCCAAGGATAATAAAAATTAGACCAAACATGCAAAGATTAATAGCTAGAATAAGTCCGAGAGTTAAAATTGTTTTATGACTATAAAGGTTTTTGGCAGTTACATATATGAAGGCAAGTAATCCGAGTAAAAACATTAATCCACCTAAATAAGTGGAAGCTACAAGAGGCTTATATGAAAATGAAGTTATACCATCAAAGGCCAACTTTAGCATTTTTTTAAGAGGATACTTTGAAGCGCCAGCAAATCTTTCTTGCCGTGTAAATTCAACAAAGGTTTGTTTAAAACCAACCCAACTAACAAGACCACGTACATATCTGTTTCTTTCAGGAAGAGATGATAAGGTGTCACAAACCTTTCTATCGATTAATCTAAAATCTCCAGTATCTACAGGGATATCTATGTTAGTAATGCTTCTTAGTAATCTGTAAAATATTTTAGCCGTAAATTTTTTTAGGAAGGATTCGCCTTTTCTTTTGAGTCTCTTTCCATATACCACATCATAGCCATCTTTCCATTTATCAATCATTTGTGGAATTACCTCAGGTGGGTCTTGAAGATCTGCATCTATTACAATAATAGCATCTCCTGCTGAGAGTTCCATACCGGCCGATATTGCGCATTGATGTCCAAAATTTCTTGAAAAGTTTACAAGCTTAATTCTTTTATCCTTTTCACATATTTTTTCAACTTTATTCATTGTGGAGTCCTTACTGCCATCATTTACATACATGATTTCATAATTTTCCTTAAGAGAATCCATTATTTTTTTTAATCTCATGTAGTTTTCATCAATGACAAGTTCTTCGTTATACAAAGGAACCACTATAGAATAAACCACCGTATTATACAATTTACCTCACCCCATTCATATTTGATATTGTTTACTTTTAATTATTGCAGTTGGTAATATAAGATCAATATTACTTTATTTAGGTGTCAGTTAAGTTTCATATTTATTAATAATATGTAAATAATGGATGCGTATTTATAAATTTTAACATTAATTACAAATAAGCTCAAGGAATATGGTTTCAAAGGGGAGAGGTATGGTATTAAAATTAAATATATAATAGCATGGAATAAAAGTTTAGCTATTTGCAATAAAGGGTTATTAACAAATAGCTAACATATATTTTAAGATTTATACTGTGATTTATTATTTTTGTAACTTAAGCAGCTTTTTGCTCCACTCATTCATGATTACAAGGGCAGGAAGTAAGTCATTACATCGATCAGTTAAGGAATATTCTACATGGGGTGGTATTTTGTTGTACTCAACTCTTTTAACAAGACCATATTGTTCTAAAGATTGCAAGGAACGAGTTAACATTATATTTGTAATTTTAGGTAAACTTCGTTTGATCTCGTTATAGCGCATACTTTTATTAACAGATAGTTGCCAAATAATTGGTATTCGCCATTTACCTCCAATAACATCAAAGGTATGAACTAAGGGGCATATTTCACAAGAAATAGATGACTGTTTCTTATTGTTTTCATTCATTGGTATTCCTCCAAAACTAAGGCACAAAAATGTGCGTACTTGATATTTTGTTCCTTTGTAAAATATAATAATAACATACCATATAAAACATTAAGTGTAAATTAAAAGTAAAAGAGGAGTGGTATTTTTGAAGAAGCTATTTACTGAAATTAATATTAAAAACTTAAAGATAAAGAATCGTGTCTGTATTCCACCAATGGTTGTACCAGTAGCAGAGGATGGATATGTAACATCATCAAATGTAGAACGTTATAAGGAATTAGCTAAAGGTGGACCAGGATTAATAATTCAAGAAGCAACTTGTATTAATGAGGATGGAAAGCTGGCAGAAAAACAAATAGGAATATGGAGCGATGACCAAGTAGAAGGACTAAGAAAAATCGTTGATGCAGTTCATGAAGAAGGATGTCCAATATTTGTTCAAATACATCATGCTGGTGTTGTTGGAATATCAGAAGAGCCATTATGCCCAAGCCCTTATGAATTCAATGGATATGGTAGAAAAGTTGTTGGACGTGAAATGACTTTAGAAGACATAAAGTCAGTACAAAATGACTACATTGAAGCAGCAAGAAGAGCTTATGAAGCAGGATATGATGGTATTGAACTTCACGGATGTCATGGATATCTAATATGCCAATTTTTAAATAAAAGAGTAAACAAAAGAAATGATGAATACGGCAAAAATCCTGAAAACTTTGTAATAGAAATATTAGAAGGAATAAGAAAAGTAACACCAAAGGAATTTATTGTTGGAATCAGATTAGGTGGTTTTGAACCAGCAATAGAGGATGGAATACATTATGCAAAAATATTTGAGCAACAGGGTATAGATTTTCTGGATGTTTCTTACGGATTTTCAAATGGACAGGAAATTAATGTAGGAGAAGATTACAAATATTCTAATGCTGTTTATGCAGCTGAAAGAATTAAAAAAGAGGTTTCAGTTCCTGTATTTGCAGTTGATGGAATCAATTCAGGTGATATGGCAGAAGCAATATTAAATGAAACAAATGTGGATTTAGTAGATATAGCTAGAGGAGCACTTATAAATCCTAACTGGGCAAATGATGCTAGGGAAGGTAAGGACACTGGAAAGTGTTTAAGATGTTCAAAGTGTGCTTGGTTTGGTTTGTCTAAAGCTTGTCCAGGAAGAGCTATTTTTAGTAGAAATAATGCCTAAAAAAAATAATGTTTAAAAAAGAAGCTAGTAGTGC is from Clostridium acetobutylicum ATCC 824 and encodes:
- a CDS encoding NADH:flavin oxidoreductase is translated as MVFLKKLFTEINIKNLKIKNRVCIPPMVVPVAEDGYVTSSNVERYKELAKGGPGLIIQEATCINEDGKLAEKQIGIWSDDQVEGLRKIVDAVHEEGCPIFVQIHHAGVVGISEEPLCPSPYEFNGYGRKVVGREMTLEDIKSVQNDYIEAARRAYEAGYDGIELHGCHGYLICQFLNKRVNKRNDEYGKNPENFVIEILEGIRKVTPKEFIVGIRLGGFEPAIEDGIHYAKIFEQQGIDFLDVSYGFSNGQEINVGEDYKYSNAVYAAERIKKEVSVPVFAVDGINSGDMAEAILNETNVDLVDIARGALINPNWANDAREGKDTGKCLRCSKCAWFGLSKACPGRAIFSRNNA
- a CDS encoding glycosyltransferase family 2 protein; protein product: MYNTVVYSIVVPLYNEELVIDENYMRLKKIMDSLKENYEIMYVNDGSKDSTMNKVEKICEKDKRIKLVNFSRNFGHQCAISAGMELSAGDAIIVIDADLQDPPEVIPQMIDKWKDGYDVVYGKRLKRKGESFLKKFTAKIFYRLLRSITNIDIPVDTGDFRLIDRKVCDTLSSLPERNRYVRGLVSWVGFKQTFVEFTRQERFAGASKYPLKKMLKLAFDGITSFSYKPLVASTYLGGLMFLLGLLAFIYVTAKNLYSHKTILTLGLILAINLCMFGLIFIILGILGQYIGRISDESKARPNYIIASTINYKENIKEVEPSEVKLN
- a CDS encoding winged helix-turn-helix transcriptional regulator, which gives rise to MNENNKKQSSISCEICPLVHTFDVIGGKWRIPIIWQLSVNKSMRYNEIKRSLPKITNIMLTRSLQSLEQYGLVKRVEYNKIPPHVEYSLTDRCNDLLPALVIMNEWSKKLLKLQK